The genomic window ATTATCATAAGACTCATGAACGTTCTTGGAATGAAAAACCCTAAAAACAGTATGGTATTTGCTGGAAATGACGTAGTACGTGGTACGATAGAACTACAACATCGTGAGGGAAAACTAATAAAACAAGATCGTGACATGCTTGGTAGCATACTAGATCTTAACGATGTGGAAATAAAAGACATAATGATCCACCGCAAAGAAGTACAAACTCTTGATTGTGAATTACCGGTAAATGAATTCATAGAAGAAGCCATATCAACCCAGCATACCCGCATTCCCATATGGAAAGAACAAACTGATAATATTATTGGAATACTTCACGTAAAAGACCTGATAAAATTGATAAGAGAACATGGTGATAACCTTACCATACGTTCTATCTTGGAAATATGCTCTGATCCTTGGTTTGTACCAGAAATCACCAACTTAAGAGACCAACTTTTAGAATTCCGCAATCGCAGACAACATTTCGCTTTGGTAATAGACGAATATGGCGACTGGCAGGGAATAGTCACACTGGAGGATATTATTGAGGAAATAGTCGGCGATATAGAGGATGAACACGATGAGATAGACAATAACATCCAAAAAATTAAAGATGGTAGCTATATTATAAATGGGAACGTTACTATCAGAGATATTAATAGACATCTTAGCTGGAACCTTCCTGATGATAATGCCTCTACCATCGCTGGACTTCTAATACATGAAGCTCGTACAATACCTGACGTTAACGAAACCCACAATTTTCATGGATTTGACTGTACTGTCCTTAAAAAATCTGCGACGCAAATAACCCGTGTAAAAATGACTAAACATCAAGATGCGGAAAATGACTACACAGTTTGATTATCCACAAAAAATTAAACTGATGAAATGAGCAAAAACGATTATATAATAGAATATATAAAAATCGGTAATTCGGTTAAGGTAACAGCCTTTGATCCAAAAACTCTAAAGGAAGTATCTATAATAGGCGCTGTTGGAACAGATAAAAAACAATTAGCCGAACTTGCAATCCGCAAACTTATTTATATGATAGATAAAAATAGCGAGTAATGTCTTATAAATTTCAAAAATGCTAAACATAGTAGCAAATAGATTCAAATTATGGCTCTAAAAT from Rickettsiales bacterium includes these protein-coding regions:
- a CDS encoding CNNM domain-containing protein gives rise to the protein MDNELIFYLITIVILLILSGLFSAAETALTAVSRARIYQLMMNGDKKAKKVNKIKEQKETMISTILLSNNAVNIAASALATALAIRLFGDGSGLLIVTVVMTLLVVIFSEVLPKTYAIQNAEKVSLVFSTPLAVLMRLFIPLTISIQFIIIRLMNVLGMKNPKNSMVFAGNDVVRGTIELQHREGKLIKQDRDMLGSILDLNDVEIKDIMIHRKEVQTLDCELPVNEFIEEAISTQHTRIPIWKEQTDNIIGILHVKDLIKLIREHGDNLTIRSILEICSDPWFVPEITNLRDQLLEFRNRRQHFALVIDEYGDWQGIVTLEDIIEEIVGDIEDEHDEIDNNIQKIKDGSYIINGNVTIRDINRHLSWNLPDDNASTIAGLLIHEARTIPDVNETHNFHGFDCTVLKKSATQITRVKMTKHQDAENDYTV